From a single Paraburkholderia sp. FT54 genomic region:
- a CDS encoding RT0821/Lpp0805 family surface protein, which produces MRVQSHKAVHLFPRRIVGAALLVGATFSHAANLNFLKDTPVSYMKDADRKALNDAAQVALETKKDGESFEWNNSGTGNSVSIKGTVTPHDTSKEGDRTCRTATLVAIAKGQTQSWTPTVCKQGNGPWKILRK; this is translated from the coding sequence ATGCGAGTCCAATCCCACAAGGCCGTACACCTGTTCCCACGCAGGATCGTCGGCGCCGCGCTGCTGGTCGGCGCGACTTTCAGCCATGCTGCCAATCTGAACTTTCTGAAAGACACGCCAGTAAGCTACATGAAGGACGCCGATCGTAAGGCGCTCAACGATGCAGCCCAGGTGGCGCTCGAAACAAAGAAGGACGGCGAATCGTTCGAATGGAACAATTCGGGCACCGGCAACTCCGTTTCGATCAAGGGCACGGTGACTCCGCACGATACATCGAAGGAGGGCGACAGAACCTGTCGGACCGCGACGCTTGTCGCGATTGCAAAAGGCCAGACGCAAAGCTGGACGCCGACCGTTTGCAAACAGGGAAACGGACCCTGGAAGATCCTCAGGAAATGA
- a CDS encoding phosphate acetyltransferase, translating to MDREHDKYQRLIDYCRTQEPVITAVAHPCDRSSLEGVIQAAELGLITPILVGPQQRIRAIAAQENLHIAEFVLVDAPHSHAAAAKAVELVREGKAEALMKGSLHTDELMGAVVSRDGGLRTARRVSHCFVMDVPGHENTLIITDAAINIAPTLADKVDILQNAIDLGHALQTPEVRVAILSAIETVSPKVPSTIEAAALCKMVDRHQITGALVDGPLALDNAIDLEAARTKKIDSPVAGRANVLMVPDLEAGNMLAKSLSFLAGADAAGIVLGARVPIILTSRADSVRTRLASCAVASMVAQMRREESRLMG from the coding sequence ATGGATCGCGAGCATGACAAGTACCAACGGCTCATCGACTATTGCCGTACGCAAGAGCCAGTCATCACCGCAGTGGCGCACCCATGCGATCGAAGCTCGCTGGAAGGAGTGATCCAGGCAGCGGAGCTTGGGCTGATCACACCGATTCTCGTTGGGCCGCAGCAGCGCATCCGCGCGATCGCCGCGCAAGAGAACCTGCACATTGCGGAGTTCGTCCTCGTCGATGCACCGCACAGTCACGCCGCCGCTGCAAAGGCAGTCGAACTGGTGCGCGAAGGCAAGGCGGAGGCGCTGATGAAGGGCAGTCTGCACACGGACGAATTGATGGGCGCGGTCGTGAGCCGCGACGGCGGGCTGCGCACGGCGCGTCGGGTAAGCCATTGTTTCGTGATGGACGTACCTGGGCACGAGAACACGCTGATCATCACGGATGCCGCCATCAACATCGCACCCACGCTTGCCGACAAAGTCGACATTCTGCAGAACGCCATCGATCTTGGGCACGCGCTGCAGACGCCTGAGGTGCGCGTGGCCATCCTGTCGGCGATCGAGACAGTGAGTCCGAAGGTGCCGTCGACGATCGAGGCCGCAGCCTTGTGCAAGATGGTCGACCGCCATCAGATCACGGGCGCGCTCGTCGACGGCCCGCTTGCGCTCGACAACGCAATCGATCTCGAAGCGGCACGAACCAAGAAGATCGACTCTCCCGTAGCCGGCCGCGCGAACGTGCTGATGGTGCCCGATCTGGAAGCGGGCAACATGTTGGCAAAAAGCCTGTCATTTCTTGCCGGCGCGGATGCCGCGGGCATCGTGCTCGGCGCGCGCGTGCCGATCATTCTGACAAGTCGCGCGGATTCGGTCAGAACGCGGCTGGCGTCCTGTGCGGTCGCGTCGATGGTGGCGCAGATGCGCAGGGAAGAATCCAGACTCATGGGATGA
- a CDS encoding SulP family inorganic anion transporter, translating into MTDRLSARGRYNVFPPAQWLRAYRPRWLVKDAVAGVTLAAYGIPVSLAYASLAGLPPQYGIYGYLVGGLFYALFGSSRQLAIGPTSAISMLVGVTVAGMADGDPARWASIAALTAVLIAGMCLVAWLLRLSSLVNFISETILLGFKAGAALTIAMTQLPKLFGVSGGGESFFERIAVLGGQLDQTNLAVLAFGLVCIALLLLGEKYLPGRPVALFVVIASIVVLSITPLAASGFKLVGALPQGLPEFRLPGLRIRDVDGVLPLAFACLLLGYVESVSAARALAQAHGDEIDARQELFALGAANLAAGLFQAYPVAGGLSQSSVNDKAGARTPLALVFASIAIGLCLMFLTGLLANLPNVVLAAIVLVAVKGLVNVSELRHVWRVSRFEFAISMVAFAAVLMLGILKGVIVAVLVSMLLIIRRAAHPHVAVLGRIPGTRIFSDIERHAENETIAHVLTVRVEASLLYFNVEHVRETVWWKIRTASEPVELVIWDLSASPVVDLAGVRMLQALHDALQAAGTAMKVVAAHADVRDMLRAEGLEDRFGRIDRRGSVADLVDEFQSKGNVVDGPDVAPQATT; encoded by the coding sequence GTGACAGACCGCCTGTCCGCGCGCGGGCGGTACAACGTGTTTCCGCCCGCACAATGGCTGAGAGCCTATCGGCCTCGATGGCTCGTGAAAGACGCGGTCGCCGGAGTGACGCTCGCGGCCTACGGGATTCCAGTTTCGCTCGCGTACGCATCGCTGGCCGGCTTACCCCCGCAATATGGCATCTACGGTTATCTCGTCGGTGGGCTCTTCTACGCACTGTTCGGTTCGTCGCGCCAGCTCGCGATCGGTCCGACGTCGGCGATCTCGATGCTGGTCGGCGTGACCGTCGCGGGAATGGCAGATGGCGATCCAGCGCGCTGGGCTTCGATAGCGGCGCTCACGGCCGTGCTGATCGCCGGCATGTGTCTGGTGGCCTGGCTGCTACGCTTGAGTTCACTGGTCAATTTTATCAGCGAGACGATCCTCCTCGGCTTCAAGGCAGGCGCGGCGTTGACTATCGCCATGACCCAACTGCCCAAACTCTTCGGGGTCAGTGGAGGCGGAGAGTCGTTCTTCGAGCGGATCGCCGTGCTCGGCGGGCAGCTGGACCAGACCAATCTCGCCGTGCTCGCATTCGGTCTGGTCTGCATTGCATTGCTGCTGCTCGGCGAAAAATATCTGCCGGGACGTCCGGTTGCTCTTTTCGTCGTGATCGCGTCGATCGTAGTGCTGTCCATCACGCCGCTGGCAGCTTCTGGATTCAAGCTCGTGGGTGCCCTGCCTCAGGGCTTGCCCGAATTCCGCCTGCCAGGGCTGCGGATACGCGATGTCGATGGAGTCCTCCCGCTCGCTTTTGCGTGCCTGTTGCTGGGGTATGTCGAGAGCGTTTCGGCGGCGCGTGCGCTCGCTCAGGCACACGGTGACGAGATCGACGCCCGTCAGGAACTGTTCGCTCTGGGAGCCGCGAATCTGGCTGCGGGATTGTTCCAGGCGTACCCAGTCGCGGGCGGACTTTCCCAATCATCAGTGAATGACAAGGCGGGCGCACGGACTCCGCTTGCGCTGGTATTCGCGTCGATCGCCATCGGGCTCTGTCTTATGTTTCTGACCGGTCTGCTGGCCAACTTGCCCAATGTCGTGCTGGCGGCCATTGTGCTGGTGGCCGTGAAGGGGCTGGTCAATGTCAGTGAGTTACGCCATGTCTGGCGCGTGAGCCGTTTTGAATTCGCCATATCCATGGTGGCGTTTGCGGCCGTGCTGATGCTGGGAATTCTGAAGGGAGTGATTGTCGCGGTCCTTGTCTCGATGCTCCTGATCATCCGGCGTGCCGCGCACCCCCATGTCGCGGTGCTAGGGCGTATCCCTGGCACGCGCATTTTCTCGGACATCGAGCGGCACGCCGAGAACGAAACGATTGCGCATGTGCTGACCGTGCGCGTCGAGGCATCGCTGCTTTACTTTAATGTCGAGCACGTGCGCGAGACCGTCTGGTGGAAGATCCGGACAGCTTCCGAGCCGGTCGAACTGGTGATCTGGGACCTCTCCGCGTCGCCGGTTGTCGACCTCGCGGGCGTGCGGATGCTGCAGGCGTTGCACGACGCGCTTCAGGCCGCCGGCACGGCGATGAAAGTGGTTGCCGCACACGCGGACGTGCGGGACATGCTGCGTGCCGAGGGACTCGAAGATCGTTTTGGCCGCATCGATCGGCGCGGCTCGGTGGCGGACCTCGTCGACGAGTTCCAGTCGAAGGGGAACGTTGTCGATGGCCCGGATGTGGCACCCCAGGCCACGACGTGA
- a CDS encoding DUF2950 domain-containing protein, giving the protein MTDRIRAGTNRRPQSRPSLARWCGLYALVLALLVPFGAFAAGQRTFATPEEAVTALSEALKASDEATLVAIFGEAHKRLVVSPDQAENAANWAKASAELNAFHVLDEAGPDRRILLVGDEAWPMPIPIVKENGSWRFATELGEDEILNRRIGANEREAIHVLHAYLDAQREYASRDRNHDGLLEYAQKLASTPGKQDGLYWRSDESSGEEASPFGPLIAASSVYLKGHQAGDAYRGYHFRILTRQGKNAAGGAFSYIINGHMLAGFAMVAYPAEYGTSGVMTFVVNNNGVIYQKNRGENAPPVTVFDPDQTWQRVKDPY; this is encoded by the coding sequence ATGACTGACCGGATCAGGGCCGGCACCAACCGGCGCCCGCAATCGCGGCCCAGCCTGGCCAGGTGGTGCGGGTTATACGCCTTGGTTCTCGCACTGCTGGTTCCGTTCGGTGCGTTCGCCGCTGGGCAACGCACGTTCGCCACGCCGGAGGAAGCGGTCACCGCTTTGTCCGAGGCGCTGAAGGCCAGCGATGAAGCGACGTTGGTCGCCATTTTCGGCGAGGCGCACAAGCGCCTCGTGGTGTCGCCGGATCAGGCGGAGAATGCGGCGAATTGGGCGAAGGCGAGCGCGGAACTGAATGCCTTCCACGTCCTCGATGAAGCCGGACCGGATCGCAGGATTCTGCTGGTCGGCGACGAGGCCTGGCCGATGCCGATCCCCATCGTGAAGGAGAACGGCAGCTGGCGGTTCGCCACGGAACTCGGCGAGGACGAAATCCTGAATCGCCGTATCGGCGCAAACGAACGCGAGGCAATCCACGTGCTGCACGCCTATCTCGACGCCCAGCGCGAATATGCGTCACGTGATCGAAACCATGATGGCCTGCTGGAATACGCGCAAAAACTCGCCAGCACGCCCGGCAAGCAGGACGGCCTCTACTGGCGCTCGGACGAGAGCAGCGGTGAAGAAGCCAGTCCATTCGGGCCGCTGATCGCCGCCAGTTCGGTCTATCTGAAGGGCCACCAGGCGGGCGACGCTTATCGGGGATATCACTTTCGCATTTTGACGCGGCAAGGCAAGAATGCGGCTGGCGGGGCCTTCAGCTACATCATCAACGGGCACATGCTCGCCGGTTTTGCGATGGTCGCCTATCCGGCCGAATACGGTACGAGCGGCGTGATGACTTTCGTGGTCAACAACAACGGGGTGATTTACCAGAAGAATCGTGGCGAGAACGCGCCGCCTGTCACGGTGTTCGATCCGGATCAAACATGGCAGCGCGTGAAGGATCCGTATTGA
- a CDS encoding DUF2964 family protein, with translation MKRSEFRIGCAAVGVFIWLGGLYATIRGLIYEVPQQFHYGVVALVIGVAIFVIALSPMAIHRSRKRGRPHG, from the coding sequence ATGAAACGCTCTGAATTTAGAATCGGCTGTGCGGCGGTTGGCGTTTTCATCTGGCTCGGCGGACTCTATGCGACGATCCGGGGTCTGATCTATGAAGTGCCGCAACAATTTCACTACGGCGTCGTGGCACTCGTCATTGGGGTGGCTATATTCGTTATAGCGTTAAGTCCTATGGCAATCCACCGATCAAGAAAGCGAGGCAGACCCCACGGCTAG
- a CDS encoding bifunctional aspartate transaminase/aspartate 4-decarboxylase, giving the protein MSKREKQDADKTAGLAALSPFEFKDELIKAAGGGAVERAANLSMLNAGRGNPNFLATIPRHGFWQLGLFAMREAERSFAFLPEGVGGFPKRDGLVERFELFLRGNKGVPGIDFLASAVSYVRDQLGLSDGDFLYEMCEGILASNYPVPDRMLKLSEVIVGQYLRREMIGDHPFIGEFDIFAVEGGTAAMTYIFNTMRENRLIKPGDTIALGMPIFTPYIEIPHLNDYQLKVVEVNADVEKNWQYSKKELDKLRDPAVKAFFLVNPSNPPSVRIDDESLDYIAAIVKERPDLILLTDDVYGTFADDFVSLFALAPKNTILVYSYSKYFGATGWRLGAVATHRDNVLDKLIADLPADVRKELHKRYESITTEPDKLKFIDRMVADSRTVALNHTAGLSTPQQVQMVLFSLFSLMDTPAAYKKTLKRLIRDRKRALYEEIGISFDDDDTNQVDYYTILDMEFLSERAYGRDFVDWLMKNTKPSELLFRLAREARVVLLPGRGFGTQHPSGRVSLANLNESDYRKIGRAIRALLADYVERYNAATGNTLDRNRVL; this is encoded by the coding sequence ATGAGCAAGCGGGAAAAGCAAGATGCAGACAAGACGGCGGGCCTCGCCGCGCTCAGTCCGTTCGAATTCAAAGATGAATTGATCAAGGCGGCGGGTGGGGGCGCGGTCGAGCGCGCGGCGAACCTGTCGATGCTCAATGCGGGACGGGGCAACCCCAACTTTCTCGCCACCATTCCGCGTCATGGTTTCTGGCAACTGGGTCTATTTGCGATGCGCGAAGCGGAGCGCTCGTTTGCTTTCCTGCCGGAAGGCGTGGGCGGCTTTCCGAAGCGCGACGGACTCGTTGAGCGATTCGAGCTGTTTTTGCGCGGCAACAAGGGCGTGCCCGGCATCGACTTCCTGGCGAGTGCCGTGTCGTACGTCCGCGATCAACTGGGGCTGTCCGATGGCGACTTCCTGTACGAGATGTGCGAGGGCATTCTTGCGTCGAACTACCCAGTGCCCGACCGGATGCTGAAGCTCTCGGAGGTCATAGTCGGCCAGTATCTGCGCCGCGAAATGATCGGCGATCACCCGTTCATTGGCGAGTTCGATATTTTCGCGGTCGAAGGCGGCACGGCGGCAATGACGTACATCTTCAACACGATGCGCGAGAACCGGCTGATCAAACCCGGCGATACGATCGCACTCGGGATGCCTATCTTTACGCCCTACATCGAAATTCCCCACCTGAACGACTATCAATTGAAGGTCGTCGAGGTCAATGCCGACGTGGAAAAGAACTGGCAATACTCGAAAAAGGAACTCGACAAGCTCCGCGACCCAGCGGTGAAGGCGTTCTTTCTCGTGAACCCGAGCAATCCGCCGTCTGTACGAATCGATGACGAGAGTCTCGACTATATTGCCGCTATCGTGAAAGAGCGGCCGGACCTGATCCTGTTGACCGACGACGTGTACGGCACCTTCGCCGACGACTTCGTCTCGCTGTTCGCGCTGGCGCCGAAGAACACCATCCTCGTGTACTCGTATTCGAAGTACTTCGGCGCAACTGGCTGGCGCCTGGGCGCCGTTGCCACGCACCGTGACAATGTGCTGGACAAGCTGATTGCCGACTTGCCCGCGGACGTGAGGAAGGAGCTGCACAAGCGTTACGAATCGATCACGACCGAACCGGACAAACTCAAGTTCATCGACCGCATGGTGGCCGATAGCCGCACCGTCGCGCTGAATCACACAGCGGGTCTGTCGACGCCGCAGCAGGTACAGATGGTCCTGTTCTCGCTGTTCTCGCTGATGGACACACCCGCCGCGTACAAGAAGACACTGAAGCGGCTGATTCGCGACCGCAAGCGCGCGCTTTACGAAGAGATCGGTATTTCATTCGACGACGACGACACGAATCAGGTCGATTACTACACGATTCTGGACATGGAGTTTCTCAGCGAACGTGCGTACGGGCGCGATTTTGTCGATTGGCTCATGAAGAATACCAAGCCGTCCGAACTGCTTTTCAGACTTGCCCGCGAAGCGCGCGTCGTGCTGCTGCCGGGACGAGGGTTCGGCACGCAGCACCCGTCAGGGCGGGTCTCGCTCGCGAACCTGAACGAGTCCGACTACCGAAAGATTGGCCGCGCCATACGCGCACTGCTTGCCGACTATGTCGAGCGTTACAACGCCGCGACCGGTAACACGCTTGACCGGAACAGGGTGTTGTAA
- the aspT gene encoding aspartate-alanine antiporter, producing MAWIAATLQRYSEIAIFLSLAIGYWVGGKSFKGFSLGAVTGTLLAAVAIGQLHIVVSPNVKSVFFLIFLFAVGYGVGPQFVRGIAKDGLPQALFAVVQGLLSLGAAVLAAKLAGYDLGSAAGLFAGSQTISASMGLATDAINRLALPPDQTKVMLDAMPTAYAISYIFGTVGSALILATLGPMMLRIDLVAACKEYEASLGGSAEPGSAGQAWHRYELRAYRVVPDSRVCGKTVSQVEALQPGNTRLFIERVRRGGTVQEATLDLVLQADDVVAIAGPRDQLVTVLGASDTAGRDMDDQAVAVRPARAVEVDDPELLAVQTEGVDVYVTAKAVHGKTLQELASLPLARGIYLRKIKRGPTETQIPVLPSTKLYRGDTITIVGRTQDTGAAAKVLGVLDRPTNMTDVAFVSLAITVGAMVGAIVINVAGIPLTLSTAGGALIAGLVFGWLRAIHPTFGRIPEPTVWFMNSVGLNVFIAVIGLTAGPGFIAGLQHLGVGLFLWGIMATSVPLILGMLIARYVFHFHPAILLGVCAGARTTTAALGMICDAAKSQIPGLGYTVTYAVGNTLLTIWGMVIIMILA from the coding sequence ATGGCATGGATAGCAGCAACGCTACAACGTTATTCCGAGATCGCTATATTCCTGTCCCTCGCAATCGGCTATTGGGTCGGCGGAAAAAGCTTCAAGGGATTTAGTCTGGGCGCCGTCACGGGGACACTACTGGCTGCGGTGGCAATCGGGCAGCTTCATATCGTCGTCTCGCCCAACGTCAAGTCGGTGTTCTTCCTGATCTTCCTGTTTGCAGTGGGCTACGGAGTCGGGCCACAGTTTGTCCGCGGCATCGCCAAAGACGGCTTGCCGCAGGCGTTGTTTGCCGTCGTGCAAGGTCTGCTGTCGCTAGGCGCGGCGGTACTGGCCGCGAAACTGGCGGGCTACGACCTGGGTTCCGCGGCAGGACTTTTCGCCGGCTCGCAGACCATCTCGGCCTCGATGGGGCTTGCGACGGATGCCATCAACCGGCTGGCCTTGCCGCCCGATCAGACCAAGGTGATGCTCGATGCGATGCCGACCGCCTACGCCATCTCCTACATTTTCGGTACGGTGGGCTCCGCACTGATCCTGGCGACGCTCGGGCCAATGATGCTGCGCATCGACCTGGTCGCGGCATGCAAGGAGTACGAGGCGAGTCTCGGTGGAAGTGCGGAACCCGGTAGCGCGGGCCAGGCCTGGCACCGGTATGAATTGCGGGCCTATCGGGTCGTGCCGGACAGCCGGGTGTGCGGCAAGACGGTCAGCCAGGTCGAAGCGCTCCAGCCGGGAAATACGCGGTTATTCATCGAACGGGTCAGGCGCGGCGGCACGGTTCAGGAGGCGACCCTCGATCTGGTTCTGCAAGCTGACGATGTGGTCGCCATAGCAGGTCCCCGGGACCAACTGGTCACGGTGCTCGGTGCCAGCGACACGGCCGGGCGCGACATGGACGATCAGGCCGTCGCGGTTCGCCCGGCGCGGGCGGTGGAAGTGGACGATCCCGAACTGCTGGCAGTTCAAACAGAAGGCGTGGACGTCTACGTCACGGCCAAGGCGGTGCATGGCAAGACCTTGCAGGAGCTTGCAAGCCTGCCGCTTGCGCGCGGCATCTATCTTCGCAAAATCAAGCGCGGACCCACGGAGACGCAGATTCCCGTCTTGCCCAGCACGAAGCTGTATCGCGGCGACACGATAACGATCGTCGGACGGACTCAGGACACAGGCGCCGCCGCCAAGGTTCTCGGTGTACTGGACCGGCCGACCAACATGACTGACGTGGCTTTCGTGAGCCTTGCGATCACCGTCGGCGCGATGGTGGGCGCAATCGTCATCAATGTCGCGGGTATTCCGCTCACGCTGTCGACGGCTGGCGGAGCGCTGATCGCCGGTCTCGTGTTCGGCTGGCTGCGCGCCATTCATCCCACCTTCGGGCGGATTCCGGAGCCGACCGTATGGTTCATGAATTCGGTGGGCCTGAATGTGTTCATCGCCGTGATCGGTCTGACGGCAGGTCCGGGTTTTATCGCGGGGCTGCAACATCTCGGCGTCGGTCTGTTCCTGTGGGGGATCATGGCTACCAGTGTTCCGCTAATCCTCGGCATGTTGATCGCGCGCTACGTCTTTCATTTTCACCCCGCCATTCTGCTCGGCGTGTGTGCCGGCGCAAGAACCACAACCGCGGCCTTGGGGATGATCTGTGACGCGGCGAAAAGCCAGATCCCGGGGCTGGGCTACACCGTGACCTACGCAGTGGGCAATACGCTGCTGACGATCTGGGGCATGGTCATCATCATGATTCTGGCTTGA
- a CDS encoding DUF3141 domain-containing protein — MDAKNRIARSQEINAKVARLFQKRSQIAQQGFGQRAHDAATHLGADRGTASPGTAWAAAFDPWAGYRHAVDVMQRTVLFWDTLRQRGNSFVDQTSRGLQPVLHFDYETLLDARKFARPVNYALLRILPPEGVTLDVRKRPYVIIDPRAGHGPGIGGFKDDSQAGVALRAGHPVYFVVFFRDPEPGQTMLDVCAAEQQFVRKVCELHPDSAKPAIVGNCQGGWAAMMVASSDPDHTGPLVINGAPMSYWSGAWSEGEGDNPMRYSGGMLGGTWLASLTADLGNGKFDGAHLVQNFENLNPANSLWDKYYHLFDNIDTEPPRFLDFERWWGGYYLMNREEIQWITQNLFVGNKLWSGEVRGVGGGAFDLRGIKSPIILFASLGDNITPPQQAFNWVADIYGSTEEIKARGQVIVGLMHKSIGHLGIFVSGKVAKKEHTQITSVLETIETFPPGLYGMEITEREGANGTTEYDVELREHRLEEISAHFNRFERVDEQPFEAVKRVSELNQRAYEFFVQPFVQTMSNETTASLLRQFHPLRAQRWAFSDLNPWLAWLGPAAEAIGAARKTDAQADMPLRRFERYGADMVSASLDYYRAMRDAATESAFFSLYGNMFSAYEGERNDALEKSAQVEADPRDLPFVKDALSSMTEGGYSEAVARVACLLARRGEPLPLARLVLRQQLAEDYAEYLPQLPADQWRRIRGEQEIIVSYEPDQALATLPVLLGDREDRRRLLGLIAKLLADSRVQGTEPTPAQLSMLEGIQAVLPVKAGRGAQASASAR, encoded by the coding sequence ATGGACGCAAAAAATCGGATCGCACGTAGTCAGGAGATCAACGCAAAGGTTGCGCGTCTTTTTCAGAAGCGCTCGCAAATCGCGCAGCAGGGTTTCGGCCAACGCGCACATGATGCCGCGACCCATCTGGGCGCCGACCGCGGCACCGCGTCGCCAGGCACCGCATGGGCCGCCGCGTTCGACCCGTGGGCTGGCTATCGCCATGCCGTGGACGTGATGCAGCGCACGGTGCTCTTTTGGGACACGCTGCGCCAGCGGGGAAACAGTTTTGTCGACCAGACATCCCGCGGACTGCAGCCGGTGCTGCATTTTGATTACGAGACCTTGCTCGACGCCCGCAAGTTCGCACGTCCTGTCAACTATGCGTTGCTACGTATCCTGCCGCCCGAAGGCGTGACGCTCGACGTGCGCAAGCGTCCGTATGTGATCATCGATCCCCGCGCGGGTCACGGTCCGGGCATCGGCGGTTTCAAGGACGATTCACAGGCGGGGGTGGCGCTGAGGGCTGGGCATCCGGTGTATTTCGTCGTCTTTTTTCGCGACCCGGAACCTGGCCAGACAATGCTCGATGTTTGCGCGGCGGAGCAACAGTTCGTCAGGAAAGTCTGCGAGCTGCATCCCGACAGCGCGAAGCCCGCGATCGTCGGCAATTGCCAGGGCGGCTGGGCCGCGATGATGGTGGCGAGTTCCGACCCGGACCATACGGGGCCGCTCGTCATCAACGGCGCGCCAATGTCTTACTGGAGCGGCGCGTGGAGCGAAGGCGAGGGCGACAACCCCATGCGCTATTCGGGCGGCATGTTGGGGGGCACCTGGCTTGCCTCCCTCACCGCGGATCTTGGCAACGGCAAGTTCGACGGTGCCCATCTGGTTCAGAACTTCGAGAACCTCAATCCCGCCAATAGCTTGTGGGACAAGTATTACCACCTCTTTGACAACATCGATACGGAGCCGCCGCGTTTCCTTGACTTCGAACGCTGGTGGGGTGGGTACTATTTGATGAACCGCGAAGAGATCCAGTGGATTACGCAAAATCTGTTCGTCGGCAACAAACTGTGGTCCGGGGAAGTCAGAGGCGTGGGTGGCGGCGCATTCGATCTACGCGGTATCAAGTCGCCGATCATTCTGTTCGCCTCGCTCGGCGATAACATCACGCCACCGCAACAGGCGTTCAACTGGGTCGCCGACATTTACGGCAGCACCGAAGAGATAAAGGCGCGCGGTCAGGTGATTGTCGGCCTCATGCACAAGAGCATCGGCCACCTCGGCATCTTCGTGTCAGGCAAGGTGGCGAAAAAAGAGCATACGCAGATCACGTCGGTGCTGGAGACGATCGAGACATTTCCGCCCGGACTGTACGGCATGGAGATTACCGAACGCGAAGGAGCGAACGGTACGACCGAATACGACGTGGAACTGCGCGAACATCGGCTTGAAGAAATCAGCGCGCATTTCAACCGGTTCGAACGCGTGGATGAACAGCCATTCGAGGCCGTCAAGCGGGTCTCGGAGTTGAATCAGCGGGCGTACGAGTTCTTCGTTCAGCCATTCGTGCAGACCATGTCGAACGAGACCACCGCCTCCCTGTTACGGCAGTTTCATCCGCTGCGCGCGCAGCGTTGGGCATTCTCAGACTTGAACCCGTGGCTCGCCTGGCTTGGACCGGCCGCCGAGGCGATCGGCGCGGCGCGTAAAACGGATGCGCAGGCTGACATGCCGCTGCGACGCTTCGAACGATATGGCGCGGACATGGTTAGCGCTTCACTCGATTACTATCGCGCGATGCGTGACGCCGCAACCGAAAGTGCATTCTTTTCGCTCTACGGCAACATGTTTTCCGCATATGAGGGCGAGCGGAACGATGCGCTTGAAAAATCCGCTCAAGTCGAGGCGGATCCACGAGACCTGCCGTTCGTTAAGGATGCGCTTTCGTCGATGACCGAGGGCGGCTACAGCGAAGCCGTTGCGCGGGTGGCCTGTCTGCTGGCGCGGCGAGGCGAACCGCTTCCGCTTGCGCGGCTCGTGTTGCGCCAGCAACTCGCCGAGGATTACGCTGAATACCTGCCGCAACTTCCGGCGGATCAGTGGCGGCGCATTCGTGGCGAGCAGGAAATCATCGTGTCCTACGAGCCGGATCAGGCGCTCGCGACGCTTCCCGTCCTGCTGGGCGATCGCGAGGATCGCAGGCGGCTGCTCGGGCTGATCGCCAAGCTGCTTGCCGACAGCCGCGTGCAAGGCACCGAGCCGACGCCCGCGCAGTTGAGCATGCTGGAAGGCATTCAAGCGGTTCTACCTGTGAAAGCCGGGCGCGGAGCTCAAGCATCGGCATCCGCGCGTTAG